One Littorina saxatilis isolate snail1 linkage group LG10, US_GU_Lsax_2.0, whole genome shotgun sequence DNA window includes the following coding sequences:
- the LOC138979028 gene encoding uncharacterized protein isoform X1, with the protein MEGDQPAVKTEVKIEIDVAEEPPQSWFMTQQYHQLPDREDVSREKTATIPMTRDGQAAASADSDSDTWLKKEAGEQLSGTDSDSNFNTDSQLNTYSRGAHLSAGETQPKEHMLKCLREQVHRCSHCSAVFAFPSKLLRHLRTHTGSSHAAR; encoded by the exons ATGGAGGGAGACCAGCCAGCAGTGAAGACAGAGGTGAAAATAGAGATTGATGTCGCTGAAGAGCCACCACAGTCTTGGTTTATGACCCAGCAATATCATCAGT TGCCAGACAGAGAGGATGTGAGCAGAGAGAAGACAGCCACTATCCCCATGACACGTGATGGACAAGCTGCAGCCAgtgctgacagtgacagtgatacctggctgaaaaaAGAGGCAGGAGAACAGCTGTCGggcactgacagtgacagtaacTTCAACACTGACTCACAGCTAAACACATACAGCAGAGGAGCACACTTGTCTGCAGGTGAAACTCAACCAAAGGAGCACATGTTAAAATGTCTAAGGGAACAAGTTCATCGGTGCTCACATTGTAGTGCTGTCTTTGCCTTTCCCAGCAAGTTGTTGAGACACCTGCGGACACATACAG GAAGCAGCCACGCAGCCCGTTGA
- the LOC138979028 gene encoding uncharacterized protein isoform X2, whose product MEGDQPAVKTEVKIEIDVAEEPPQSWFMTQQYHQLPDREDVSREKTATIPMTRDGQAAASADSDSDTWLKKEAGEQLSGTDSDSNFNTDSQLNTYSRGAHLSAGSSHAAR is encoded by the exons ATGGAGGGAGACCAGCCAGCAGTGAAGACAGAGGTGAAAATAGAGATTGATGTCGCTGAAGAGCCACCACAGTCTTGGTTTATGACCCAGCAATATCATCAGT TGCCAGACAGAGAGGATGTGAGCAGAGAGAAGACAGCCACTATCCCCATGACACGTGATGGACAAGCTGCAGCCAgtgctgacagtgacagtgatacctggctgaaaaaAGAGGCAGGAGAACAGCTGTCGggcactgacagtgacagtaacTTCAACACTGACTCACAGCTAAACACATACAGCAGAGGAGCACACTTGTCTGCAG GAAGCAGCCACGCAGCCCGTTGA